A window of the Coprobacter fastidiosus genome harbors these coding sequences:
- a CDS encoding DUF3109 family protein codes for MLQIQDTLVSFDVVEKEFICDLEACRGACCIEGDAGAPIDEEERRKLKEVLPVVWNDLTPAAHRVIEEQGVAYIDEEGDLVTSIVNGKDCVFTCYEPGGMCHCAIEKAYREGKTDFYKPISCHLYPIRLTAYDTFTAVNYSRWKICKAAEVLGRKEGVKVYQFLREPLIRRFGQEWYDELCLTVAEYERQKKGK; via the coding sequence ATGTTGCAGATACAAGATACGTTGGTTAGTTTTGATGTAGTCGAGAAAGAATTTATCTGCGATCTGGAAGCTTGCCGGGGTGCTTGTTGCATTGAGGGTGATGCCGGAGCTCCGATCGATGAAGAAGAGCGGAGAAAATTAAAAGAAGTATTACCGGTGGTATGGAATGACTTGACTCCTGCTGCTCATCGGGTAATAGAAGAACAAGGAGTTGCTTATATCGACGAAGAAGGAGATTTGGTTACCTCTATTGTCAATGGGAAAGACTGTGTATTTACCTGTTATGAGCCGGGAGGCATGTGCCATTGTGCCATAGAAAAGGCTTATCGGGAAGGGAAGACCGATTTTTATAAACCGATATCTTGCCACCTTTATCCTATACGTCTGACGGCTTATGATACTTTTACGGCAGTGAATTATAGCCGATGGAAAATTTGCAAGGCTGCTGAAGTTTTAGGTAGAAAAGAGGGGGTGAAAGTATATCAGTTTCTTCGAGAACCTTTAATTCGCAGATTCGGTCAGGAATGGTATGATGAGTTGTGCCTGACTGTTGCCGAATATGAAAGGCAGAAAAAGGGAAAGTGA